From a region of the Salvelinus alpinus chromosome 2, SLU_Salpinus.1, whole genome shotgun sequence genome:
- the LOC139550270 gene encoding U2 small nuclear ribonucleoprotein auxiliary factor 35 kDa subunit-related protein 2-like — MRSVSFSPPANEEVICWTEKEALGLNIVVKEEKEEEDVTVKQEVEGEAVTVKEEEKDVTVKEEEDSFRVKEEEDVTVKEEEDEKEERAFYAVKEEEGEITVTLEEEDEFGDPFNPTSTIS, encoded by the exons atGAGGTCAGTAAGCTTCTCCCCTCCTGCTAACGAAGAGGtgatctgctggacggagaaagaagctctggggctgaacattgtcgtgaaagaggagaaggaagaagaggatgtcacagtaaaacaagaagtagagggtgaggctgttacagtgaaagaagaagagaaagacgttacagtgaaagaagaggaagactcgttcagagtgaaagaggaggaggatgttacagtgaaagaagaggaggatgagaaagaggagagagcatTTTATgctgtgaaagaggaggagggggagattactgtcacattggaggAAGAAGACGAGTTTGGAGATCCGTTTAACCCCA CCTCAACAATATcatga
- the LOC139552385 gene encoding zinc finger protein 271-like, translated as HLSDFVVHTGEILHYRGSSGDPQQPHDAEEAEKSLSRSEHLQRSTGKRTHCCFDCGKRFTSSGIKIHQRTHTGDKSFSCVQCGKSFGQSGELTVHQRIHTGEKPFSCGQCGKSFSQSGELTQHQRIHTGEKPYSCGQCGKSFAASRTLTLHQRTHTGEKPYSCDQCGKRCSTSGSLTQHQRIHTGEKPYSCGQCGKCFGQSGELTQHQRIHTGEKPYSCGQCGKCFGQSGELTQHQRTHTGEKPYSCDQCGKSFAAYRTLTQHQRTHTGEKPYSCDQCGKSFGQSGHLVLHQRTHTGEKSYSCDQCGKSFTTSSNLTIHQRTHTGEKPYSCDQCGKSFGRSGELTVHQRIHTGEKPYSCVQCGKSFTTSGNLTLHQREHTGEKSYSCDQCDKRYSDKRSLIKHQKIHT; from the coding sequence catctgtctgactttgttgttcacacaggagagatacttcactatcgtggatcctctggggatcctcaacaacctcatgatgctgaagaggcagagaagagtctctccagatcagaacacctgcagagatccacagggaagagaactcactgctgctttgactgtgggaagagattcacctcatcaggcattaaaattcatcagagaacacacacaggagataaatcttttagctgtgttcaatgtgggaagagttttggtcaatctggagagctgacagtgcaccagagaatacacacaggagagaaaccttttagctgtggtcaatgtgggaagagttttagtcaatctggagagctgactcaacaccagagaatacacacaggagagaaaccttatagctgtggtcaatgtgggaagagttttgctgcatCTAGAACTCTGActctgcaccagagaacacacacaggagagaaaccttacagctgtgatcaatgtgggaagagatgttctacatctggctctctgactcaacaccagagaatacacacaggagagaaaccttacagctgtggtcaatgtgggaagtgttttggtcaatctggagagctgactcaacaccagagaatacacacaggagagaaaccttacagctgtggtcaatgtgggaagtgttttggtcaatctggagagctgactcaacaccagagaacacacacaggagagaaaccttatagctgtgatcaatgtgggaagagttttgctgcatATAGAActctgactcaacaccagagaacacacacaggagagaaaccttatagctgtgatcaatgtgggaagagttttggtcaatctggccatctggtattacaccagagaacacacacaggagagaaatcttacagctgtgatcaatgtgggaagagttttactacatctagcaatctgactatacaccagagaacacacacaggagagaaaccttacagctgtgatcaatgtgggaagagttttggtcgatctggagagctgacagtgcaccagagaatacacacaggagagaaaccttacagctgtgttcaatgtgggaagagttttactacatctggcaatctgactctacaccagagagaacacacaggagagaaatcgtatagctgtgatcagtgtgacaagagatactctgataaaagatctctgatcaaacatcagaaaatacatacatga